A single window of Triplophysa rosa linkage group LG2, Trosa_1v2, whole genome shotgun sequence DNA harbors:
- the LOC130548616 gene encoding serine/threonine-protein kinase pim-2-like codes for MNRSLPEEQPTRRGICAFFRRKLQAFKGRASNGGQHRLDDPLPGEPVVAEPQPEVDLTGPTKVPLESMYDLHGKKLQDGFLVATRRSDGQEVLLNVFPRKPKHKVFFPGYGSTIDKRVAWNVLLSGRERSPHVQQLHRWFQGPKKMVLVYENLSTSLEEYVKKSGGQLREAEARGLVKQAAEGVKHSLDHGVFHETVFDTNFFIEEKTGTVKLSLSGEVKRIPSIHEIRQFKGRATVLQKLKTDRCYAEFKSVWYLGELAYEMIHGHEKKKGKEPKLDSSLSRECRDFISECLQRNPLHRMSLKELMAHEWINGVEEGPSDPDVSEPVPCPFHVGHTAEVELPGPTTAPLDSTNQGNEKQLFEGAFMMTRKSAGRKVIMKVLTQDAEGATHSLSWVQEDC; via the exons aAGAGCAACCGACGCGGAGAGGCATATGTGCCTTCTTCAGAAGGAAACTGCAGGCATTTAAAGGCCGTGCGAGCAACGGAGGGCAGCATCGTCTGGATGACCCGCTGCCCGGTGAGCCAGTCGTGGCCGAACCTCAGCCCGAGGTCGATTTAACCGGCCCGACTAAAG tgCCACTTGAGTCCATGTATGACTTACATGGGAAGAAGCTGCAGGACGGCTTTCTTGTGGCTACTCGGAGATCCGACGGCCAGgaa GTCTTGCTCAATGTTTTTCCCAGGAAGCCGaaacacaaagtttttttt CCTGGGTACGGGAGCACCATTGACAAGAGAGTGGCCTGGAATGTGCTGCTCTCAGGACGAGAGAGAAGCCCGCACGTGCAACAGCTGCATCGCTGGTTCCAGGGACCAAAAAAAATGGTCTTGGTGTATGAAAATCTCTCCACGAGCTTGGAGGAATACGTCAAGAAGAGTGGTGGTCAACTGCGTGAAGCCGAGGCTCGGGGTCTAGTCAAACAGGCGGCTGAGGGAGTTAAACACTCCCTGGACCACGGCGTATTTCACGAGACGGTCTTCGACACAAACTTCTTCATAGAAGAGAAGACCGGAACGGTGAAATTAAGCCTCTCTGGCGAAGTGAAGCGCATCCCCAGCATCCATGAAATCAGACAATTCAAGG GACGAGCCACGGTCCTTCAAAAGCTGAAGACAGACAGATGCTACGCAGAATTCAAATCTGTTTGGTATCTCGGCGAACTGGCGTATGAGATGATTCATGGCCACGAGAAGAAAAAGGGCAAAGAACCCAAGCTGGACTCCAGTTTATCCAGAG AATGCCGTGACTTCATCAGCGAGTGCTTGCAGAGAAATCCACTGCACAGAATGAGTCTGAAGGAATTGATGGCACATGAGTGGATAAACGGAGTCGAGGAAG GCCCATCAGACCCAGACGTGTCTGAGCCCGTCCCATGTCCATTTCATGTGGGACACACGGCTGAGGTCGAGTTACCTGGGCCAACTACAG cGCCACTTGATTCCACAAATCAAGGAAATGAAAAGCAGCTGTTCGAAGGAGCGTTCATGATGACTCGAAAATCTGCTGGCAGAAAA GTCATCATGAAGGTTCTGACCCAGGATGCTGAAGGAGCGACGCATTCTTTGT CCTGGGTTCAGGAGGACTGTTGA